From Pirellulales bacterium:
ATTGGCGCGGCCCCGCTGGCGCACGCGCAAGTAGCCTTTGGCTTCCAGCCGCCGGAGGTAAGTCTGAACGGTGGCGAAATCGAGACCGCGCTCGCGGGGCAAGGCTTCAAGCACTTGCCGCACGGTGGCCTCGCCCAAGCGCCACACGATGCGGGCCAGTTCCAGTTCCGACTTTGCCAACGGCGGACGTTTCGGCATGCGAGCACCCATGAATACGTTCAATTGAACGCATTGTAGCGTTCAATTGAACGCCGTCAAGAGTGCCGCCAAAGATTTCCCGACCAATGCCTGGCCGCCGCGTTTGAAACGATGAATCGGCCCAGCGAGCCATGCACCGGCTTGCGCGTCGTTCATTGTCGAACCCGGGAGATGCTGGCAAACACTCCTTGGCGTTTCGCCGCTGATCGCGGTACACTAACCTAATAGACATGAGCGCGGGGCGCCCGCTCGAAAGGCACTCGCTGGGACATCGTGCAGATGGCGAAAGATGCAAGCGACCCACAGCAAAAAATCGAACAACAGATCAAGAACGCAGGCTTGCCGACGCACGGTGTTGCGCCCTTCCGTCCAGCATTCGACAAGAACAAGAAGGGAGAACTGATCGTCAAGAAGGCCCGAGTCGAGCACGGACCGAGAATAGGGAAGTACGGATACGTCGACACGCAGGGGAGAATCTGGATCAAGGACCGGGCGCACGGAAAGTATCCCGATCATTGGGATGTGCAAGAGAACGGCGGCAAGCTCGGACGAACGAGAGTCGATTCGGACGGCAACATTCTGCCGTGAGACCGACGCGCCGCCCGACCCATCAAGAGAGAAAAAATGGCCATCCCCCGTGAACGCAGAACGAAAGCCGGTGCCCCGCCACGGGAACTAGGTCTTACCGCAATCGGATCATCGGGCCCGTGGGAAATCGCCGTTGACGAAAGCACGTCGGGTCCGAATCGATGGTTTGCGCAAATCGAGGGGCCGTCGATCTACCTTCGCTTTGAGATCGCATCGCTGGAAATCGTCGAAGAGATCCTTGAATTCTTGGCCCGCTCGGCAGGCGAGAACGGCGGCCACGGGCACGAATCGCCCTCGGACTCGCTGGCAATCAGTGGGGGCAAGTCGGAAGTGCTTCTGCTGCGCGACGATGAGTTCAGCGACCGGTTTTTTCTCGTCATCCAGCCAAGCAAGGGGCCGTTAACTCGATTGACCATTGCGGGCGACGACCTGACGCACGTGCTTGCGGCGTTGCGGCAGGTGGCGGAAGACCTGCGCTGAGTCAGGCCGTCATCCGCTCCCACAGCAGCCGATAGTATTTCATCACGCGGACCGGATCGGCGGTCGGCGAGCCCTCTTCGACGAGCGTCCAACCATCGAAGCCGGCGCCCTTCAGCAGGCCGAATAACGGCTGCCAGGGGTAATCGCTAATCAGATCGTGGATGTGGATGGTGCCCAGCCGGTTTTTCACCAGGTTGAAGTTGTGCTCCAGACCCTGACCGGCCAGGTCGGCCGGGTTGCAATTCCAGCAGACCGTTGCGCCCGGATGATCGGCGACGTTCATGATCGTTTGGATGTGTTCGAGCTTATCGGTGCCGTGCCCGTGTATTTCCAGCCGCAAGACAACGCCGTAGCCTTCGCCGAAGGCGGCCAGCTCGCCAAGCGTTTTGCCGATCTGTTCGAGCGTCTTGGCCACGGGCACGTCTTTGGGCAGGCCGTT
This genomic window contains:
- a CDS encoding BlaI/MecI/CopY family transcriptional regulator — its product is MPKRPPLAKSELELARIVWRLGEATVRQVLEALPRERGLDFATVQTYLRRLEAKGYLRVRQRGRANIYSSRVEPDRVVGEVVRDFLDRVFDGQPLPLVEQLINDRGLSDEEIERLQRTLDELKERKQ
- a CDS encoding TIM barrel protein — protein: MQLGLVTYMWGAEWDLPTVIKNCRTTGFAGVELRTGHKHGVEPSLGADERKRVADVFRESGVELVGFGSTCEYHSPDRTTLQKNIDQTKAFILLAHDCGASGVKVRPNGLPKDVPVAKTLEQIGKTLGELAAFGEGYGVVLRLEIHGHGTDKLEHIQTIMNVADHPGATVCWNCNPADLAGQGLEHNFNLVKNRLGTIHIHDLISDYPWQPLFGLLKGAGFDGWTLVEEGSPTADPVRVMKYYRLLWERMTA